The region CCTGATCTTGGTCGTCGACGACGAGCCCGGAGTGCTCCAGACCATCAGCGACTGGTTGGGCGGGGAAGGCTACGAGGTGGCCACGGCGGGCTCCGCCGAGGAGGCCATGGCCTGGTTCCGCCAGACCGACCGCGTGCCCGACGCCGCTCTGGTCGATATCAAGCTGACCGGGGCCAACGGCTTCGAGCTGGCCGACTGGCTGGCCAAGGACTTCGATTTCCACGAGGTGATATTCCTCACCGCCTTTTTCTGGGAAGAGGAGACCCGGCGGGAGCTGGTGGCCCGGCGCACCCCCTATTTCGAGAAGCCCCTCAAGTTCACCCGCGAGGTTTTGCCCTTTTTAGAACGCTTTTTGGCCAAGTCCTGAGGAGTTGCCCGCCCCATGGCCCCCTCCAACCAAATACTGCTGGTCGACGACGACCAAGACGCCCGCGAGATTGTGGCCGAGGCGCTCAGCCTGGACGGCCACCAGGTGGTGGAAACCGGGCGCGGCGACGATGCCATCGCCTTGCTGGAAAAGCGCGGCTTCCATCTGATAATCACCGATTTGCGTATGCCCGGGGCCAGCGGCGAGGAGCTCTTGAACTACGTGGAAGAGCACCTGCCAGGCACCCCGGTGATCATGGTCACCGGCTACGGCTCGGTGGACGTGGCCGTGCTAGCCATGAAGCGCGGAGCCTTCGACTTCCAGCAAAAGCCCTTGAACCTGGAGCATCTGCGCCTGACCGCCAAGCGGGCCCTGGCCAAGGCCCAGCTCAACCACGCGGTGGACTATCTGCGCCACGAGCAGCCCTACATCTACCGCCTGGATTCCCTGGTGGCCCGGAGCCCGGCCATGCGGAAGGTGTTGGCCAAGATCACCCGGGTGGCCCCCACCGACGTGACCGTGCTCCTAACCGGCGAGACCGGCACCGGCAAGAGCCTCTTGGCCGGAGCCATCCACGCCAACAGCCCCCGCGAGGGGGCCAACCTGGTCACGGTCAACTGCGCGGCCCTCGCCGAGACCCTTTTGGAAAGCGAGCTGTTCGGCCACGAGAAGGGCGCTTTCACCGGGGCCCACAAGGCCCGGGTGGGCCGCGTCCAGCAGGCCCACGGCGGCACCCTGTTCCTGGACGAGGTGGGCGACATGAGCCCGGCCACCCAGGCCAAGACCCTGAGGGCCATCGAGGACAAGGAGGTCCAGCCCATCGGCGGGTCCCGCACCATCCAGGTGGACGTGCGCATCATCGCGGCCACCAACGTGGACCTGGCCGAGGCGGTGAGCCAGGCCCGCTTCCGCGAGGACCTCTTCTACCGCCTGTCCGTGGCGCCCATCCACATCCCGCCGCTCAGGGAGCGCGCCGAGGACGTGGTGCCCCTGGCCGAGATGTTCCACCACAAGATCTGCCAGGAGAGCCGCTGCCAGGCCCGCCCCTTCTCCCCGGCGGCCATGGAGGCCATCCAGGAGTACCAGTGGCCGGGCAACATCCGCGAACTGAGAAACTCGGTGGAGCGGGCGGTGCTCTTCGCCTCGGGCGACGAGATCGATCCCAGCGACCTGGGCCTGAGCCCCACCGTGTCGGGCAGGGAAAGCGGCAACGGCCTGCCCACCCTGGAGCTCAAGGAGCTGGAGCACCTGGCGGTGGAGCTGGCCCTTAAGCAAAGCGACTGGGTGCAGAGCCGGGCGGCCGAGCTTCTGGGCATCTCCCCCCGGGCGCTGTCTTATAAATTAGACAAGTTGGACATCAACCACCCCATGCTGGAAGCCCGCCGCCGCCGCTAGGGCATTTCCGCCCTAATTACGCTTTCGTAATTACGATACCGTAATTGTAATCAATTTCGTAATTGATCGCGGCCTCTTGCATCGTCTTGCCCATCGCCTGCCCTTTTCAGGCCTTTCAGTTTATCGTATTGTTTTAATTGTCTTTTTTAGCATCAATCCAGTCCAAAACAATTTTTTTTGCCCTTTGCGGCCTCCTGGCACGCTTCCTGTATCTGTATTGGGTCAAACGACAGATTTCAAACGGTCCTTAACGAATCGTATTCCCTAATCCAGGAGGAGAGTCATGAAGGCCTGCCAGGCAATCAAGAGGTTGATCACGGATGACAGTGGTATCAGCGCCGTCGAGTACGCGCTGCTCCTGGCCCTGATCGGGGCGGCCATCGCCACCGCCGCTTATACCCTGGGCACCACGGTGACTTCCAAGATCACCGCGGCCACCACCGCCTTGAACACCTCGGGCGGCTCGTAGGACTCACTCAAGTGGGGATGAGGCAGAAACCATGTTGGCGCGGGCGGAGAGCAGTGCACTTGCCCAGTTGAGCGGACCCAGCTGGGGCCTGCTCCCCGCCTGCCTTTTCTTGCCCTGGTTGGCCCTACACGCGGGGGCCAACCAGGGCAACCTTTTGGTCATGGTGCTCATGGCCATGCTAATGGCCAGCTACGACCTCATCTCTTACCGCATTCCCAACCAGCTCAATGCCTTGGCCGCCCTGTGCGGCTTGGTCCTGGCCATTGGCCGGGGCGGCTGGTCCGCCGCGCCCGACGCCCTTCTGGGCGGTCTAGTGGCCGCCGGGCTCATGGCCATCTTCTTCTTTCTGGGCGCCGTGGGCGCCGGCGACGTCAAGGCCCTGGGCGCCTTGGGCGTCTTCCTGGGGCCCTGGGGCGCGGTTGAGCTGTTCTACCTGACTGTCCTGGC is a window of Desulfarculaceae bacterium DNA encoding:
- a CDS encoding sigma-54 dependent transcriptional regulator, with product MAPSNQILLVDDDQDAREIVAEALSLDGHQVVETGRGDDAIALLEKRGFHLIITDLRMPGASGEELLNYVEEHLPGTPVIMVTGYGSVDVAVLAMKRGAFDFQQKPLNLEHLRLTAKRALAKAQLNHAVDYLRHEQPYIYRLDSLVARSPAMRKVLAKITRVAPTDVTVLLTGETGTGKSLLAGAIHANSPREGANLVTVNCAALAETLLESELFGHEKGAFTGAHKARVGRVQQAHGGTLFLDEVGDMSPATQAKTLRAIEDKEVQPIGGSRTIQVDVRIIAATNVDLAEAVSQARFREDLFYRLSVAPIHIPPLRERAEDVVPLAEMFHHKICQESRCQARPFSPAAMEAIQEYQWPGNIRELRNSVERAVLFASGDEIDPSDLGLSPTVSGRESGNGLPTLELKELEHLAVELALKQSDWVQSRAAELLGISPRALSYKLDKLDINHPMLEARRRR
- a CDS encoding prepilin peptidase, coding for MSGPSWGLLPACLFLPWLALHAGANQGNLLVMVLMAMLMASYDLISYRIPNQLNALAALCGLVLAIGRGGWSAAPDALLGGLVAAGLMAIFFFLGAVGAGDVKALGALGVFLGPWGAVELFYLTVLAGGALAIVRLFAAHGLAGIRGWRVFARGLKLPYGLAICAGALWLAVLKGAY
- a CDS encoding response regulator, translated to MSLILVVDDEPGVLQTISDWLGGEGYEVATAGSAEEAMAWFRQTDRVPDAALVDIKLTGANGFELADWLAKDFDFHEVIFLTAFFWEEETRRELVARRTPYFEKPLKFTREVLPFLERFLAKS